One segment of Vespa velutina chromosome 17, iVesVel2.1, whole genome shotgun sequence DNA contains the following:
- the LOC124955169 gene encoding TBC1 domain family member 25 isoform X3, with protein sequence MSNMFGCPREAVRVKVKKCETRHQPEYRKFSVDPQITSIEVLQSILIKAFDIKGEFTVSYRAIDDYGSETYLFLLSDWDLDAAFISASEPYLYLQVNLKPFGETGDCDCYWEQNAQEVATRHQETGGFPYKTPKLPGLIMNKMERTLNMVQRALGNLSDESSHQQSVQPPRPPLTDAEFRRFLDPIGQVIHSKELRAVIYFGGIEPSLRKVVWKHILNVYPEGMSGRERMDYMKRKAQEYQNLRERWRVLVQKGQNVGDLGYVTGMVRKDVLRTDRHHKFYGGSDDNQNTASLFNILTTYALNHPSVSYCQGMSDLASPLLVTMRDEAQAYICLCALMRRLKDNFMLDGIAMTTKFAHLAEGLQHYDPEFYAYLKSHQADDLLFCYRWLLLEMKREFALDDALRMLEVLWAALPAQPPNGELNLAEVPFPPPSPPPSPNVKHIRENAYTKVCAIRRQSSSACIAANGKRKNASIEESGVQPAAERNGDIKRSNSPYETSSEPENDLTSTKNRRNSESTEKCYSTDSLTGKSKRVNLLELKERLSLQSRDQNKGTEQNDTPEKKCVRVVKNLNEFLNFTSLNRSKVTPSDAEPELRRVSSESGVLRVLRDEPSSPDDPTDFFPMTTSMTRELRLELESLDRQVFGPSPPSEQQCDCVLSKRESELAESETETELARCSPVADVFVWENPLHTLQQKHHPATPDEQADLEYDGEILEDQNGVKSVTPIRLLKRNI encoded by the exons ATGTCGAACATGTTTGGCTGTCCGAGGGAGGCCGTGCGAGTCAAAGTAAAG AAATGCGAGACCAGGCATCAACCGGAATATCGAAAATTCAGCGTCGATCCGCAGATAACATCGATCGAAGTTCTTCAAAGTATACTCATCAAGGCATTCGATATAAAAGG GGAATTTACCGTTTCGTATCGAGCGATAGACGATTATGGCTCGGAAACGTATCTCTTCCTACTTTCCGATTGGGACTTGGACGCCGCGTTCATCAG TGCGTCGGAACCTTACCTCTATTTGCAAGTGAATCTAAAGCCTTTCGGTGAGACAGGCGATTGCGATTGTTATTGGGAACAGAATGCTCAGGAGGTGGCAACGAGACACCAGGAAACTGGCGGCTTTCCTTATAAAACTCCCAAGTTACCTGGCCTCATAATGAATAAG ATGGAAAGAACTTTAAACATGGTGCAGCGGGCGTTGGGTAACTTGAGCGACGAATCGTCGCACCAACAAAGTGTTCAGCCTCCTAGGCCACCTCTGACGGACGCGGAATTTCGTCGATTTTTGGATCCCATCGGTCAGGTGATACATTCGAAAGAATTAAGGGCGGTTATTTACTTCGGTGGGATCGAGCCCAGTTTACGAAAAGTCGTTTGGAAACATATTCTCAATGTTTATCCGGAAGGTATGTCCGGCCGCGAAAGGATGGATTACATGAAAAGAAAGGCCCAGGAGTATCAAAATCTTCGTGAGAGATGGCGAGTATTGGTTCAGAAAGGACAAAACGTTGGAGATCTTGGATATGTTACCGGTATGGTTAGAAAAGACGTTCTCAGAACGGACAGACATCATAAATTTTATGGAGGTTCGGATGACAATCAAAATACGGCGAGccttttcaatattttgacGACTTACGCTCTCAATCATCCGAGCGTTAGCTATTGTCAAGGCATGAGCGACCTGGCGTCGCCTCTTCTAGTTACTATGAGGGACGAAGCGCAAGCCTACATTTGCCTTTGCGCTCTTATGAGAAGATTGAAGGACAATTTTATGCTGGATGGCATCGCGATGACTACGAAATTTGCCCATCTTGCCGAGG GTTTACAACATTACGATCCAGAATTTTACGCCTATCTAAAGTCACACCAAGCGGACGATCTTCTATTTTGCTATCGCTGGCTTCTATTGGAAATGAAACGAGAATTTGCCTTGGACGATGCTCTAAGGATGTTAGAGGTGCTCTGGGCTGCACTCCCTGCGCAACCGCCTAACGGTGAACTAAATCTCGCCGAAGTACCTTTCCCACCACCATCGCCACCGCCCAGTCCAAATGTAAAACACATTCGTGAGAACGCTTACACGAAGGTCTGTGCGATTAGGCGACAAAGTTCATCGGCGTGCATAGCGGCCAatggaaaacgaaaaaatgcCAGCATTGAAGAATCTGGAGTACAGCCAGCTGCGGAAAGGAATGGCGATATTAAGAg ATCCAATTCTCCTTACGAGACATCTTCGGAGCCAGAAAATGATTTGACCTCAACCAAGAATCGTAGAAATTCCGAATCGACGGAAAAATGTTATAGTACGGATTCTTTGACCGGAAAGTCGAAACGCGTTAATCTGTtggaattgaaagaaagattatCTCTTCAAAGTAGAGACCAAAATAAAGGTACCGAACAAAATGATACGCCGGAAAAAAAGTGTGTGCGCGTTGTGAAAAATTTGaacgaatttttaaatttcactAGCCTGAATCGAAGTAAAGTAACGCCTAGCGATGCCGAACCAGAACTTAG GCGAGTTTCAAGCGAGAGCGGTGTTCTTAGAGTTCTTAGGGACGAACCAAGTTCACCGGACGATCCAACAGATTTTTTTCCAATGACTACTTCGATGACAAGAGAATTAAGACTGGAATTGGAATCTCTCGATCGGCAAGTCTTTGGTCCTTCCCCACCGAGCGAACAACAATGTGATTGCGTTCTTTCGAAACGAGAAAGCGAACTAGCAGAAAGTGAAACGGAAACGGAACTAGCTAGGTGTAGTCCAGTGGCAGATGTGTTTGTGTGGGAAAATCCGCTACATACTTTGCAACAAAAGCATCATCCTGCGACTCCGGATGAGCAAGCTGATCTCGAATACGATGGAGAGATATTGGAAGATCAAAATGGTGTCAAGTCTGTAACGCCTATCAGATTGCTTAAACGAAAT ATCTGA
- the LOC124955169 gene encoding TBC1 domain family member 25 isoform X2 produces the protein MSNMFGCPREAVRVKVKKCETRHQPEYRKFSVDPQITSIEVLQSILIKAFDIKGEFTVSYRAIDDYGSETYLFLLSDWDLDAAFISASEPYLYLQVNLKPFGETGDCDCYWEQNAQEVATRHQETGGFPYKTPKLPGLIMNKMERTLNMVQRALGNLSDESSHQQSVQPPRPPLTDAEFRRFLDPIGQVIHSKELRAVIYFGGIEPSLRKVVWKHILNVYPEGMSGRERMDYMKRKAQEYQNLRERWRVLVQKGQNVGDLGYVTGMVRKDVLRTDRHHKFYGGSDDNQNTASLFNILTTYALNHPSVSYCQGMSDLASPLLVTMRDEAQAYICLCALMRRLKDNFMLDGIAMTTKFAHLAEGLQHYDPEFYAYLKSHQADDLLFCYRWLLLEMKREFALDDALRMLEVLWAALPAQPPNGELNLAEVPFPPPSPPPSPNVKHIRENAYTKVCAIRRQSSSACIAANGKRKNASIEESGVQPAAERNGDIKRSNSPYETSSEPENDLTSTKNRRNSESTEKCYSTDSLTGKSKRVNLLELKERLSLQSRDQNKGTEQNDTPEKKCVRVVKNLNEFLNFTSLNRSKVTPSDAEPELRVLRDEPSSPDDPTDFFPMTTSMTRELRLELESLDRQVFGPSPPSEQQCDCVLSKRESELAESETETELARCSPVADVFVWENPLHTLQQKHHPATPDEQADLEYDGEILEDQNGVKSVTPIRLLKRNARSESASDSEGTESWHQNTEAPESPTKQPVQEHCEEATELTNLIPAGTSEDQSGESSLPPPHEFGGGNPFLMFLCITLLLQHRDFVMRNQMDYNEMAMHFDKMVRRHNVIRVLNQARQLFAGYLRRHSATSAIGKSDCVNV, from the exons ATGTCGAACATGTTTGGCTGTCCGAGGGAGGCCGTGCGAGTCAAAGTAAAG AAATGCGAGACCAGGCATCAACCGGAATATCGAAAATTCAGCGTCGATCCGCAGATAACATCGATCGAAGTTCTTCAAAGTATACTCATCAAGGCATTCGATATAAAAGG GGAATTTACCGTTTCGTATCGAGCGATAGACGATTATGGCTCGGAAACGTATCTCTTCCTACTTTCCGATTGGGACTTGGACGCCGCGTTCATCAG TGCGTCGGAACCTTACCTCTATTTGCAAGTGAATCTAAAGCCTTTCGGTGAGACAGGCGATTGCGATTGTTATTGGGAACAGAATGCTCAGGAGGTGGCAACGAGACACCAGGAAACTGGCGGCTTTCCTTATAAAACTCCCAAGTTACCTGGCCTCATAATGAATAAG ATGGAAAGAACTTTAAACATGGTGCAGCGGGCGTTGGGTAACTTGAGCGACGAATCGTCGCACCAACAAAGTGTTCAGCCTCCTAGGCCACCTCTGACGGACGCGGAATTTCGTCGATTTTTGGATCCCATCGGTCAGGTGATACATTCGAAAGAATTAAGGGCGGTTATTTACTTCGGTGGGATCGAGCCCAGTTTACGAAAAGTCGTTTGGAAACATATTCTCAATGTTTATCCGGAAGGTATGTCCGGCCGCGAAAGGATGGATTACATGAAAAGAAAGGCCCAGGAGTATCAAAATCTTCGTGAGAGATGGCGAGTATTGGTTCAGAAAGGACAAAACGTTGGAGATCTTGGATATGTTACCGGTATGGTTAGAAAAGACGTTCTCAGAACGGACAGACATCATAAATTTTATGGAGGTTCGGATGACAATCAAAATACGGCGAGccttttcaatattttgacGACTTACGCTCTCAATCATCCGAGCGTTAGCTATTGTCAAGGCATGAGCGACCTGGCGTCGCCTCTTCTAGTTACTATGAGGGACGAAGCGCAAGCCTACATTTGCCTTTGCGCTCTTATGAGAAGATTGAAGGACAATTTTATGCTGGATGGCATCGCGATGACTACGAAATTTGCCCATCTTGCCGAGG GTTTACAACATTACGATCCAGAATTTTACGCCTATCTAAAGTCACACCAAGCGGACGATCTTCTATTTTGCTATCGCTGGCTTCTATTGGAAATGAAACGAGAATTTGCCTTGGACGATGCTCTAAGGATGTTAGAGGTGCTCTGGGCTGCACTCCCTGCGCAACCGCCTAACGGTGAACTAAATCTCGCCGAAGTACCTTTCCCACCACCATCGCCACCGCCCAGTCCAAATGTAAAACACATTCGTGAGAACGCTTACACGAAGGTCTGTGCGATTAGGCGACAAAGTTCATCGGCGTGCATAGCGGCCAatggaaaacgaaaaaatgcCAGCATTGAAGAATCTGGAGTACAGCCAGCTGCGGAAAGGAATGGCGATATTAAGAg ATCCAATTCTCCTTACGAGACATCTTCGGAGCCAGAAAATGATTTGACCTCAACCAAGAATCGTAGAAATTCCGAATCGACGGAAAAATGTTATAGTACGGATTCTTTGACCGGAAAGTCGAAACGCGTTAATCTGTtggaattgaaagaaagattatCTCTTCAAAGTAGAGACCAAAATAAAGGTACCGAACAAAATGATACGCCGGAAAAAAAGTGTGTGCGCGTTGTGAAAAATTTGaacgaatttttaaatttcactAGCCTGAATCGAAGTAAAGTAACGCCTAGCGATGCCGAACCAGAACTTAG AGTTCTTAGGGACGAACCAAGTTCACCGGACGATCCAACAGATTTTTTTCCAATGACTACTTCGATGACAAGAGAATTAAGACTGGAATTGGAATCTCTCGATCGGCAAGTCTTTGGTCCTTCCCCACCGAGCGAACAACAATGTGATTGCGTTCTTTCGAAACGAGAAAGCGAACTAGCAGAAAGTGAAACGGAAACGGAACTAGCTAGGTGTAGTCCAGTGGCAGATGTGTTTGTGTGGGAAAATCCGCTACATACTTTGCAACAAAAGCATCATCCTGCGACTCCGGATGAGCAAGCTGATCTCGAATACGATGGAGAGATATTGGAAGATCAAAATGGTGTCAAGTCTGTAACGCCTATCAGATTGCTTAAACGAAATGCAAG ATCTGAATCCGCATCGGATAGCGAGGGTACGGAAAGTTGGCATCAAAATACGGAGGCACCTGAGAGTCCAACGAAACAACCGGTTCAGGAGCATTGCGAAGAAGCGACAGAGCTTACAAACTTGATCCCAGCAGGAACCAGCGAGGATCAGTCGGGAGAAAGTTCTTTACCACCACCGCATGAATTTGGCGGTGGCAATCCCTTCCTAATGTTTTTATGTATTACATTATTGTTGCAACATAGAGACTTTGTGATGCGGAATCAGATGGATTACAATGAAATGGCTATGCATTTTGATAAAATGGTTAGACGACATAATGTGATTAGAGTACTTAATCAGGCAAGACAATTATTCGCCGGTTATCTAAGAAGACATTCCGCAACGTCGGCTATCGGAAAGTCGGACTGCgtgaatgtttaa
- the LOC124955169 gene encoding TBC1 domain family member 25 isoform X1, with protein sequence MSNMFGCPREAVRVKVKKCETRHQPEYRKFSVDPQITSIEVLQSILIKAFDIKGEFTVSYRAIDDYGSETYLFLLSDWDLDAAFISASEPYLYLQVNLKPFGETGDCDCYWEQNAQEVATRHQETGGFPYKTPKLPGLIMNKMERTLNMVQRALGNLSDESSHQQSVQPPRPPLTDAEFRRFLDPIGQVIHSKELRAVIYFGGIEPSLRKVVWKHILNVYPEGMSGRERMDYMKRKAQEYQNLRERWRVLVQKGQNVGDLGYVTGMVRKDVLRTDRHHKFYGGSDDNQNTASLFNILTTYALNHPSVSYCQGMSDLASPLLVTMRDEAQAYICLCALMRRLKDNFMLDGIAMTTKFAHLAEGLQHYDPEFYAYLKSHQADDLLFCYRWLLLEMKREFALDDALRMLEVLWAALPAQPPNGELNLAEVPFPPPSPPPSPNVKHIRENAYTKVCAIRRQSSSACIAANGKRKNASIEESGVQPAAERNGDIKRSNSPYETSSEPENDLTSTKNRRNSESTEKCYSTDSLTGKSKRVNLLELKERLSLQSRDQNKGTEQNDTPEKKCVRVVKNLNEFLNFTSLNRSKVTPSDAEPELRRVSSESGVLRVLRDEPSSPDDPTDFFPMTTSMTRELRLELESLDRQVFGPSPPSEQQCDCVLSKRESELAESETETELARCSPVADVFVWENPLHTLQQKHHPATPDEQADLEYDGEILEDQNGVKSVTPIRLLKRNARSESASDSEGTESWHQNTEAPESPTKQPVQEHCEEATELTNLIPAGTSEDQSGESSLPPPHEFGGGNPFLMFLCITLLLQHRDFVMRNQMDYNEMAMHFDKMVRRHNVIRVLNQARQLFAGYLRRHSATSAIGKSDCVNV encoded by the exons ATGTCGAACATGTTTGGCTGTCCGAGGGAGGCCGTGCGAGTCAAAGTAAAG AAATGCGAGACCAGGCATCAACCGGAATATCGAAAATTCAGCGTCGATCCGCAGATAACATCGATCGAAGTTCTTCAAAGTATACTCATCAAGGCATTCGATATAAAAGG GGAATTTACCGTTTCGTATCGAGCGATAGACGATTATGGCTCGGAAACGTATCTCTTCCTACTTTCCGATTGGGACTTGGACGCCGCGTTCATCAG TGCGTCGGAACCTTACCTCTATTTGCAAGTGAATCTAAAGCCTTTCGGTGAGACAGGCGATTGCGATTGTTATTGGGAACAGAATGCTCAGGAGGTGGCAACGAGACACCAGGAAACTGGCGGCTTTCCTTATAAAACTCCCAAGTTACCTGGCCTCATAATGAATAAG ATGGAAAGAACTTTAAACATGGTGCAGCGGGCGTTGGGTAACTTGAGCGACGAATCGTCGCACCAACAAAGTGTTCAGCCTCCTAGGCCACCTCTGACGGACGCGGAATTTCGTCGATTTTTGGATCCCATCGGTCAGGTGATACATTCGAAAGAATTAAGGGCGGTTATTTACTTCGGTGGGATCGAGCCCAGTTTACGAAAAGTCGTTTGGAAACATATTCTCAATGTTTATCCGGAAGGTATGTCCGGCCGCGAAAGGATGGATTACATGAAAAGAAAGGCCCAGGAGTATCAAAATCTTCGTGAGAGATGGCGAGTATTGGTTCAGAAAGGACAAAACGTTGGAGATCTTGGATATGTTACCGGTATGGTTAGAAAAGACGTTCTCAGAACGGACAGACATCATAAATTTTATGGAGGTTCGGATGACAATCAAAATACGGCGAGccttttcaatattttgacGACTTACGCTCTCAATCATCCGAGCGTTAGCTATTGTCAAGGCATGAGCGACCTGGCGTCGCCTCTTCTAGTTACTATGAGGGACGAAGCGCAAGCCTACATTTGCCTTTGCGCTCTTATGAGAAGATTGAAGGACAATTTTATGCTGGATGGCATCGCGATGACTACGAAATTTGCCCATCTTGCCGAGG GTTTACAACATTACGATCCAGAATTTTACGCCTATCTAAAGTCACACCAAGCGGACGATCTTCTATTTTGCTATCGCTGGCTTCTATTGGAAATGAAACGAGAATTTGCCTTGGACGATGCTCTAAGGATGTTAGAGGTGCTCTGGGCTGCACTCCCTGCGCAACCGCCTAACGGTGAACTAAATCTCGCCGAAGTACCTTTCCCACCACCATCGCCACCGCCCAGTCCAAATGTAAAACACATTCGTGAGAACGCTTACACGAAGGTCTGTGCGATTAGGCGACAAAGTTCATCGGCGTGCATAGCGGCCAatggaaaacgaaaaaatgcCAGCATTGAAGAATCTGGAGTACAGCCAGCTGCGGAAAGGAATGGCGATATTAAGAg ATCCAATTCTCCTTACGAGACATCTTCGGAGCCAGAAAATGATTTGACCTCAACCAAGAATCGTAGAAATTCCGAATCGACGGAAAAATGTTATAGTACGGATTCTTTGACCGGAAAGTCGAAACGCGTTAATCTGTtggaattgaaagaaagattatCTCTTCAAAGTAGAGACCAAAATAAAGGTACCGAACAAAATGATACGCCGGAAAAAAAGTGTGTGCGCGTTGTGAAAAATTTGaacgaatttttaaatttcactAGCCTGAATCGAAGTAAAGTAACGCCTAGCGATGCCGAACCAGAACTTAG GCGAGTTTCAAGCGAGAGCGGTGTTCTTAGAGTTCTTAGGGACGAACCAAGTTCACCGGACGATCCAACAGATTTTTTTCCAATGACTACTTCGATGACAAGAGAATTAAGACTGGAATTGGAATCTCTCGATCGGCAAGTCTTTGGTCCTTCCCCACCGAGCGAACAACAATGTGATTGCGTTCTTTCGAAACGAGAAAGCGAACTAGCAGAAAGTGAAACGGAAACGGAACTAGCTAGGTGTAGTCCAGTGGCAGATGTGTTTGTGTGGGAAAATCCGCTACATACTTTGCAACAAAAGCATCATCCTGCGACTCCGGATGAGCAAGCTGATCTCGAATACGATGGAGAGATATTGGAAGATCAAAATGGTGTCAAGTCTGTAACGCCTATCAGATTGCTTAAACGAAATGCAAG ATCTGAATCCGCATCGGATAGCGAGGGTACGGAAAGTTGGCATCAAAATACGGAGGCACCTGAGAGTCCAACGAAACAACCGGTTCAGGAGCATTGCGAAGAAGCGACAGAGCTTACAAACTTGATCCCAGCAGGAACCAGCGAGGATCAGTCGGGAGAAAGTTCTTTACCACCACCGCATGAATTTGGCGGTGGCAATCCCTTCCTAATGTTTTTATGTATTACATTATTGTTGCAACATAGAGACTTTGTGATGCGGAATCAGATGGATTACAATGAAATGGCTATGCATTTTGATAAAATGGTTAGACGACATAATGTGATTAGAGTACTTAATCAGGCAAGACAATTATTCGCCGGTTATCTAAGAAGACATTCCGCAACGTCGGCTATCGGAAAGTCGGACTGCgtgaatgtttaa